From a region of the Triticum aestivum cultivar Chinese Spring chromosome 7D, IWGSC CS RefSeq v2.1, whole genome shotgun sequence genome:
- the LOC123168994 gene encoding cleavage stimulating factor 64-like — MDGITATSCRCSSVVFVGNIPYQASEKELRDACEEIGPVASLRVATDKDNGRPRGFAFCEYLDDETARSACRNLHGHPLHGRALRVGIAAPEQQQQQGRRRVGDDDPDLPVGVEGATHAASQVSGTPSAAVTRYLAGLSRRQLRELLDSVAMEPAESVERAKREFRGLATLIEQAGILLDMAAASDAGAAGKRPGSLPESGQGAPPKVRKLDDGTSVPWTVAGVVACR, encoded by the coding sequence ATGGACGGCATCACCGCCACGTCGTGCCGCTGCAGCAGCGTGGTGTTCGTGGGCAACATCCCGTACCAGGCGAGCGAGAAGGAGCTCCGGGACGCGTGCGAGGAGATCGGCCCCGTGGCGTCCCTCCGCGTGGCCACCGACAAAGACAACGGCAGGCCCCGCGGCTTCGCCTTCTGCGAGTACCTCGACGACGAGACGGCCCGCAGCGCCTGCCGCAACCTGCACGGCCACCCCCTCCACGGCCGCGCGCTCCGCGTCGGCATCGCCgcaccggagcagcagcagcagcaagggcgcCGGCGCGTCGGCGACGACGACCCGGACCTGCCCGTGGGCGTGGAGGGCGCCACGCACGCCGCGTCGCAGGTGTCCGGGACGCCCAGCGCCGCCGTGACGAGGTACCTGGCGGGGTTGAGCCGGCGCCAGCTGCGGGAGCTCCTGGACTCCGTGGCGATGGAGCCCGCGGAGTCCGTGGAGCGGGCGAAGCGAGAGTTCAGGGGTCTCGCGACGTTAATCGAGCAGGCGGGGATACTGCTCGACATGGCGGCCGCAAGTGACGCCGGTGCCGCTGGTAAGCGCCCCGGCAGTCTGCCGGAGTCGGGGCAGGGTGCACCGCCGAAGGTGAGAAAGTTGGACGATGGCACGTCAGTTCCTTGGACCGTCGCAGGCGTTGTTGCATGCCGCTGA
- the LOC123168663 gene encoding uncharacterized protein, with the protein MACWERDWWQKRHCECTWTKAALWLAFLLLTGGLIAPFAVVKPPTATAGYAFLTRFELSPSPNSTAKPPPLQLLSYNATVHIALRNPNLYRGISYLALAAFSFNGTRFDDESSAAGVVDLYLDAQEEKTVRLEVGGVDRKLPAAGAAEFARQKEAGWFEVEVRLDAVVQYDMARKTWCPLDIICPLRLQLVDSDVAAIAFNKTKCTILRVKISGC; encoded by the coding sequence ATGGCCTGCTGGGAGCGCGACTGGTGGCAGAAGCGCCACTGCGAGTGCACCTGGACCAAGGCTGCCCTCTGGTTGGCGTTCCTGCTCCTCACCGGGGGCCTCATCGCCCCCTTCGCCGTCGTCAAGCCGCCGACTGCCACCGCCGGCTACGCCTTCCTCACGCGCTTCGAGCTCTCCCCGTCCCCGAACTCCACGGCGAAGCCGCCGCCGCTCCAGCTCCTGTCGTACAACGCCACGGTGCACATTGCCCTGCGCAACCCCAACCTGTACCGGGGCATCAGCTACCTCGCCCTCGCGGCCTTCTCCTTCAACGGCACCCGCTTCGACGACGAGTCCAGTGCCGCGGGGGTGGTGGACCTCTACCTCGACGCACAGGAGGAGAAAACGGTGCGCCTCGAGGTCGGCGGGGTCGACCGCAAGCTGCCGGCAGCCGGTGCGGCGGAGTTCGCCAGGCAGAAGGAGGCCGGCTGGTTCGAGGTGGAGGTGCGGCTGGACGCGGTGGTGCAGTACGACATGGCCCGCAAGACGTGGTGTCCCCTGGATATCATCTGCCCGCTCCGGCTGCAGCTCGTCGACTCGGACGTCGCCGCCATCGCCTTCAACAAGACCAAGTGCACCATCCTCAGGGTCAAGATCTCCGGCTGCTAG